The following are encoded together in the Streptomyces tsukubensis genome:
- the pafA gene encoding Pup--protein ligase: MDRRIFGLENEYGVTCTFRGQRRLSPDEVARYLFRRVVSWGRSSNVFLRNGARLYLDVGSHPEYATPECDNISELVTHDKAGERILEGLLVDAERRLHEEGIAGDVYLFKNNTDSAGNSYGCHENYLVARHGEFSRLADILIPFLVTRQLLCGAGKVLQTPRGAVYCVSQRAEHIWEGVSSATTRSRPIINTRDEPHADAERYRRLHVIVGDSNMSETTMLLKVGATDLVLRMIEAGTVMRDLTLENPIRAIREVSHDITGRRKVRLASGREASALDVQREYYEKAVDFCERRGIRTGTVEQVLELWGRTLDAIEAEDLDRIDTEIDWVMKYKLIERYRAKHNMTMSHPRVAQIDLAYHDIHRRRGLYYLLEKKGQAARICNDLKIFEGKSVPPQTTRARLRGDFIRRAQEQRRDFTVDWVHLKLNDQAQRTVLCKDPFRSVDDRVEKLIAGM; the protein is encoded by the coding sequence ATGGACCGCCGCATTTTCGGGCTGGAGAATGAGTACGGCGTCACGTGCACGTTCAGGGGACAGCGCCGTCTGTCACCTGACGAGGTGGCGCGCTACCTCTTCCGCCGTGTTGTGTCATGGGGCCGCAGTAGCAACGTCTTTCTGCGGAACGGCGCCCGTCTCTACCTCGACGTGGGTTCGCATCCGGAATATGCGACACCTGAATGCGACAACATCAGTGAACTGGTGACGCACGACAAGGCCGGCGAGCGCATCCTCGAAGGGCTGCTCGTCGACGCCGAACGCCGCCTGCACGAGGAGGGAATCGCGGGCGACGTCTATCTCTTCAAGAACAACACCGACTCCGCGGGCAATTCGTACGGCTGTCACGAGAACTACCTCGTGGCACGGCACGGTGAGTTCTCCCGGCTGGCCGACATCCTCATCCCCTTCCTCGTCACGCGCCAGCTCCTGTGCGGGGCGGGCAAGGTACTCCAGACCCCTCGGGGCGCGGTGTACTGCGTGAGTCAGCGGGCCGAACACATCTGGGAGGGCGTCAGCTCCGCGACGACCCGCTCAAGGCCCATCATCAACACCCGTGACGAGCCGCACGCCGACGCCGAGCGCTACCGGCGGCTGCATGTCATCGTCGGTGACTCGAACATGTCCGAGACGACCATGCTGCTCAAGGTCGGCGCCACCGACCTGGTGCTCCGCATGATCGAGGCGGGCACCGTCATGCGAGACCTGACCCTGGAGAACCCCATCAGGGCCATCCGTGAGGTCAGCCACGACATCACGGGCCGGCGAAAGGTGCGCCTCGCCAGCGGACGGGAGGCGTCCGCGCTCGACGTGCAGCGTGAGTACTACGAGAAGGCCGTCGACTTCTGCGAGCGCAGGGGTATCCGCACAGGGACGGTCGAGCAGGTCCTCGAACTGTGGGGCCGCACTCTCGACGCGATCGAGGCCGAGGATCTCGACCGCATCGACACCGAGATCGACTGGGTCATGAAGTACAAGCTCATCGAGCGGTACCGGGCCAAGCACAACATGACCATGTCGCATCCTCGGGTGGCGCAGATAGATCTCGCCTATCACGACATTCACCGCCGTCGTGGTCTCTACTACCTGCTGGAGAAGAAGGGGCAGGCGGCGCGGATCTGCAATGACCTGAAGATCTTCGAAGGCAAGTCCGTGCCTCCGCAGACCACTCGCGCGCGGTTGCGCGGGGACTTCATCAGGCGCGCACAGGAACAGCGCCGTGACTTCACCGTCGACTGGGTGCATCTCAAGCTCAACGACCAGGCGCAGCGCACTGTGCTGTGCAAGGACCCGTTCCGTTCCGTGGACGACCGGGTCGAAAAGCTGATCGCGGGAATGTGA
- the prcA gene encoding proteasome subunit alpha — protein MSTPFYVSPQQAMADRAEYARKGIARGRSLVVLQYADGIVFVGENPSRALHKFSEIYDRIGFAAAGKYNEYENLRIGGVRYADLRGYTYDRTDVTARGLANVYAQTLGTIFSSAGEKPYEVELVVAEVGVSPEGDQIYRLPHDGSIVDEHGSVAVGGNAETISTYLDQRHREGMTLAEALKLAVQALSRDTNGGEREIPAERLEVAVLDRTRPQARKFKRIIGRQLARLLAADGDATAETDSALDEEPGPDENPPSKRGGKPRGGSGKSGSADSGDGGK, from the coding sequence GTGTCGACGCCGTTCTATGTCTCACCCCAGCAGGCCATGGCGGACCGGGCGGAGTACGCCCGCAAGGGTATCGCCCGTGGCCGGAGCCTGGTCGTGCTCCAGTACGCCGACGGCATCGTCTTCGTCGGCGAGAACCCCTCCCGCGCGCTGCACAAGTTCAGCGAGATCTATGACCGGATCGGTTTCGCGGCCGCCGGCAAGTACAACGAGTACGAGAATCTCAGGATCGGCGGCGTCCGCTACGCCGACCTGCGGGGATACACGTACGACCGTACCGATGTGACGGCACGCGGTCTCGCCAACGTCTACGCGCAGACGCTCGGCACCATCTTCTCCAGCGCGGGGGAGAAGCCCTACGAGGTGGAACTCGTCGTGGCCGAGGTGGGGGTGTCGCCCGAGGGCGACCAGATCTACCGGCTGCCGCACGACGGCTCCATCGTCGACGAGCACGGCTCCGTGGCGGTCGGCGGCAACGCGGAGACGATCAGTACCTATCTCGATCAGCGCCACCGGGAGGGGATGACTCTGGCCGAGGCGTTGAAGCTCGCGGTGCAGGCGCTCTCCAGGGACACCAACGGCGGCGAGCGGGAGATCCCGGCGGAGCGGCTGGAGGTCGCGGTGCTCGACCGCACCCGGCCGCAGGCGCGGAAGTTCAAGCGCATCATCGGGCGTCAGCTCGCCCGCCTCCTGGCGGCGGACGGTGACGCCACCGCCGAGACGGACTCGGCCCTCGACGAGGAGCCGGGCCCGGACGAGAACCCGCCGTCCAAGCGGGGCGGCAAGCCGCGCGGGGGCTCGGGGAAGTCCGGCTCCGCCGATTCGGGGGACGGCGGGAAGTAA
- a CDS encoding MFS transporter, whose protein sequence is MATGYGGLLRARHAARLLVGTLVGRLPNGTAPIAIALFTRAEGGSYALAGALSAVYGLATAVGQPLLGRAVDLRGQPKVMLPAAVLSALAMAGFALVGTADRPMAYAAVALAGLFTPPLEGGLRALWPSVLGDGDRVRVAYAMDAVAQEVMFTVGPLLVTLLVSLWSAAAALLVINAIGVLGALSVTLSPPSRSWRSAPREAHWLGALRSPGLLALLAAFLFIGIALGSITVAALAYSDDQGRESVYGWLMAALGLGALVGGAVYGGRRWPGSPERRLTVLVGLLAAGYLPLTLTPGVAAMSALSALSGLFLAPCLACAFIVVDRHAPRGTVTEAFSWLVTTFGVGSAAGTGLAGPAIEWGGTTASFAVAGGGGVAALAVMVATARALSPHRVLAAPAAVESVVAGALRDSGTGVAVGRDNSAVTPSSGSPANPRDTTR, encoded by the coding sequence ATGGCCACGGGATACGGGGGCCTGTTGCGGGCGCGGCACGCGGCGCGGCTGCTCGTCGGGACGCTGGTGGGGCGGCTGCCGAACGGCACGGCCCCCATCGCCATCGCGCTCTTCACCCGCGCGGAGGGCGGCAGCTACGCGCTCGCGGGCGCCCTGTCCGCCGTCTACGGGCTCGCGACCGCCGTCGGCCAGCCGCTGCTCGGCCGCGCGGTGGACCTGCGGGGCCAGCCGAAGGTGATGCTGCCCGCGGCCGTCCTCTCAGCCCTGGCCATGGCCGGATTCGCTCTCGTCGGCACGGCCGACAGACCGATGGCGTACGCCGCGGTCGCCCTCGCGGGTCTCTTCACCCCACCGCTCGAAGGCGGACTGCGGGCGCTGTGGCCCAGCGTGCTCGGGGACGGCGACCGGGTGCGCGTGGCCTACGCGATGGACGCGGTGGCCCAGGAGGTGATGTTCACCGTGGGCCCCCTCCTGGTGACCCTCCTCGTCTCCCTCTGGTCGGCCGCCGCGGCGCTCCTCGTCATCAACGCCATAGGGGTGCTCGGCGCGCTCTCCGTGACGCTCTCGCCCCCCTCGCGCTCCTGGCGCAGCGCCCCGAGGGAGGCGCACTGGCTGGGCGCCCTGCGCTCACCGGGACTGCTCGCCCTGCTCGCGGCGTTCCTCTTCATCGGTATCGCGCTCGGGTCGATCACCGTGGCGGCCCTCGCCTACTCCGACGACCAGGGCAGGGAGTCCGTCTACGGCTGGCTGATGGCCGCGCTGGGGCTCGGCGCCCTGGTCGGCGGCGCGGTCTACGGCGGGCGCCGGTGGCCGGGGTCGCCGGAGCGCAGGCTGACCGTCCTGGTGGGGCTGCTGGCCGCGGGCTACCTGCCGCTGACGCTCACGCCGGGGGTGGCCGCCATGTCCGCGCTCTCCGCGCTGTCAGGACTCTTCCTCGCCCCGTGCCTCGCCTGCGCCTTCATCGTGGTGGACCGGCACGCACCGCGCGGGACGGTCACGGAGGCGTTCTCCTGGCTCGTGACCACCTTCGGAGTGGGCAGCGCGGCCGGTACCGGTCTCGCGGGGCCGGCGATCGAGTGGGGCGGCACCACGGCGAGCTTCGCGGTGGCGGGCGGCGGCGGGGTCGCCGCGCTGGCCGTCATGGTGGCGACCGCACGGGCTCTCTCGCCCCACCGCGTCCTGGCGGCCCCGGCCGCGGTGGAGAGCGTGGTCGCCGGAGCGCTCCGCGACTCCGGGACCGGTGTCGCCGTCGGACGCGACAACTCCGCCGTCACTCCGTCCTCGGGCTCGCCCGCGAACCCGCGTGACACCACTCGCTGA
- the prcB gene encoding proteasome subunit beta, whose amino-acid sequence MEANTRSTGRLPAAFLTPGSSSFMDFLTDHQPELLPGKQTLPPLKGAIEAPHGTTILALTFPGGVVLAGDRRATMGNVIASRDMQKVFPADEYSAVGIAGTAGLAVEMVKLFQLELEHFEKVEGAQLSLEGKANRLSTMIRGNLSMAMQGLAVVPLFAGYDTDSEKGRIFSYDVTGGRSEERGFAATGSGSVYARGALKKLYRDGLTEQQATTLVVQALYDAADDDSATGGPDLARRIYPTVTVITDEGFRQLAETESAAIVRAIHERRLELPDGPRAEIL is encoded by the coding sequence GTGGAAGCCAACACTCGTAGCACCGGGCGGCTGCCGGCTGCTTTCCTGACACCCGGTTCGTCGTCCTTCATGGACTTTCTCACCGACCACCAGCCCGAACTGCTGCCCGGCAAGCAGACGCTGCCGCCCCTCAAGGGCGCCATCGAAGCCCCGCACGGCACGACCATTCTCGCGCTGACCTTCCCCGGCGGCGTGGTGCTGGCCGGTGACCGCCGCGCGACCATGGGCAATGTCATCGCCTCGCGCGACATGCAGAAGGTCTTCCCCGCCGACGAGTACTCGGCCGTCGGCATCGCCGGCACGGCGGGGCTCGCGGTGGAGATGGTCAAGCTCTTCCAGCTCGAACTGGAGCACTTCGAGAAGGTCGAGGGGGCGCAACTCTCCCTGGAGGGCAAGGCGAACCGCCTCTCGACGATGATCCGCGGCAACCTCTCCATGGCGATGCAGGGCCTCGCGGTGGTGCCGCTCTTCGCGGGGTACGACACGGACAGCGAGAAGGGCCGCATCTTCTCCTACGACGTCACGGGCGGCCGTTCCGAGGAGCGCGGATTCGCCGCCACGGGTTCCGGCTCCGTCTACGCCAGGGGCGCACTTAAGAAGCTCTACCGCGACGGCCTGACGGAACAGCAGGCGACGACGCTGGTCGTCCAGGCCCTCTACGACGCTGCCGACGACGACTCCGCCACCGGCGGCCCCGACCTGGCCCGCCGTATTTATCCCACCGTCACGGTCATCACCGACGAAGGCTTCAGGCAACTGGCAGAGACCGAGTCCGCCGCGATCGTTCGCGCGATCCACGAGCGCCGGCTCGAACTCCCCGACGGCCCCAGGGCCGAAATCCTCTGA
- the arc gene encoding proteasome ATPase, whose translation MAANDDDMNRGIRPGRGSEDPAGQVAYLEQEIAVLRRKLADSPRHTRILEERIVELQTNLAGVSAQNERLANTLREARDQIVALKEEVDRLAQPPAGFGVFLAANEDGTADIFTGGRKLRVNVSPEVELEELRRGQEVMLNEALNVVEAMEYERAGDIVTLKEVLEDGERALVVGHTDEERVVRLAEPLLDITIRPGDALLLEPRSGYVYEVVPKSEVEELVLEEVPDIGYEQIGGLGNQIELIRDAVELPYLYPDLFKEHELRPPKGVLLYGPPGCGKTLIAKAVANSLAKKVAEVTGQASGKSYFLNIKGPELLNKYVGETERHIRLVFQRAREKASEGTPVIVFFDEMESLFRTRGSGVSSDVENTIVPQLLAEIDGVEGLENVIVIGASNREDMIDPAILRPGRLDVKIKIERPDAEAARDIFAKYLTQRLPLHTDDLAEHGSDRSSTVGGMIQSVVEQMYAESEENRFLEVTYANGDKEVLYFKDFNSGAMIENIVGRAKKMAIKAFLEQNQKGIRVSHLLQACVDEFKENEDLPNTTNPDDWARISGKKGERIVYIRTLVTGKQGADTGRSIDTVANTGQYL comes from the coding sequence GTGGCAGCCAACGACGACGACATGAACCGCGGCATCCGCCCGGGACGAGGGTCCGAAGACCCGGCCGGGCAGGTTGCTTATCTTGAGCAGGAGATCGCCGTCCTGCGACGCAAGCTCGCCGACTCTCCGCGGCATACGAGGATTCTTGAGGAACGGATCGTCGAGCTGCAGACCAATCTGGCCGGCGTGTCCGCACAGAACGAACGGCTCGCGAACACACTCCGCGAGGCCCGCGACCAGATCGTGGCCCTCAAGGAGGAGGTCGACCGGCTCGCGCAGCCGCCGGCGGGTTTCGGGGTGTTCCTCGCGGCCAATGAGGACGGCACGGCCGACATCTTCACCGGGGGCCGCAAGCTCCGGGTGAACGTCAGCCCGGAAGTGGAACTGGAAGAGCTCAGGCGTGGCCAGGAGGTCATGCTCAACGAAGCGCTCAACGTGGTCGAGGCCATGGAGTACGAGCGTGCCGGTGACATCGTCACCCTCAAGGAGGTCCTGGAGGACGGCGAGCGCGCACTCGTCGTCGGGCACACCGATGAAGAGCGCGTGGTCCGGCTCGCCGAGCCGCTTCTCGACATCACCATCAGGCCGGGCGACGCCCTGCTGCTCGAACCCCGCTCCGGGTACGTCTACGAGGTCGTGCCGAAGAGCGAGGTCGAAGAGCTCGTCCTGGAAGAGGTCCCGGACATCGGCTACGAGCAGATCGGCGGCCTGGGAAACCAGATCGAGCTGATCCGCGACGCGGTCGAGCTTCCTTACCTCTACCCGGACCTCTTCAAGGAGCACGAGCTGAGGCCGCCGAAGGGTGTCCTGCTGTACGGTCCGCCGGGCTGCGGCAAGACTCTTATCGCCAAGGCCGTCGCCAACTCGCTCGCCAAGAAGGTGGCGGAGGTGACGGGGCAGGCGTCGGGCAAGAGCTACTTCCTGAACATCAAGGGACCCGAGCTCCTCAACAAGTACGTGGGAGAGACCGAGCGCCACATCCGGCTCGTCTTCCAGCGTGCGAGGGAGAAGGCCAGCGAGGGCACCCCGGTCATCGTCTTCTTCGATGAGATGGAGTCCCTGTTCCGTACCCGTGGCTCCGGTGTCAGCTCGGACGTGGAGAACACCATCGTCCCGCAGCTGCTCGCCGAGATCGACGGTGTGGAGGGGCTGGAGAACGTCATCGTAATCGGCGCCTCCAACCGTGAGGACATGATCGACCCGGCGATCCTGCGCCCGGGACGGCTCGATGTGAAGATCAAGATCGAGCGCCCGGACGCCGAGGCCGCCAGGGACATTTTCGCCAAGTACCTGACACAGCGACTTCCGCTGCACACGGACGACCTGGCGGAACACGGCAGCGACCGGTCCTCCACGGTCGGCGGGATGATCCAGTCCGTCGTGGAGCAGATGTACGCGGAATCCGAGGAGAACCGCTTCCTGGAGGTCACGTACGCCAATGGCGACAAGGAAGTCCTGTACTTCAAGGACTTCAACTCGGGCGCGATGATCGAGAACATCGTGGGTCGCGCCAAGAAGATGGCCATCAAGGCCTTCCTCGAACAGAACCAGAAGGGCATTCGGGTCTCCCACCTCCTCCAGGCATGCGTGGACGAGTTCAAGGAGAACGAGGACCTGCCCAACACCACCAACCCGGACGACTGGGCCAGGATCTCCGGTAAGAAGGGCGAGCGGATTGTCTACATCCGCACCCTCGTCACCGGAAAGCAGGGCGCGGACACCGGACGCTCCATCGACACGGTGGCGAACACCGGTCAGTACCTGTAA
- a CDS encoding ubiquitin-like protein Pup: protein MATKDTDGGQQKATRSTEETEEQAQDAQGSEDLKERQEKLSDDVDSVLDEIDDVLEENAEDFVRSFVQKGGQ, encoded by the coding sequence ATGGCGACCAAGGACACCGACGGCGGGCAGCAGAAGGCCACACGTTCCACGGAGGAGACCGAGGAGCAGGCGCAGGACGCGCAGGGCTCCGAGGACCTCAAGGAGCGCCAGGAGAAGCTGTCGGACGACGTGGACTCCGTGCTGGACGAAATCGACGATGTGCTTGAGGAGAACGCCGAGGACTTCGTGCGGAGTTTTGTGCAAAAGGGTGGCCAGTAG
- a CDS encoding LacI family DNA-binding transcriptional regulator: MTSGDADPGDRGETGRARPTSKDVARAAGVSQAAVSLVLGGKWRGRVAEPTAERVRAAARDLAYRPNLAARNLRLGRTRTALLVVPAITNEFYAGVYTGAARLAATRGFGVVIYPSPDGIGPARDPFDSARAALDGVIASSMTADALGAIHGDALPLVMLDSDPEDRPDAATVNLDIADGMRQVTDHLLALGHRDFLHLAADIDSWTFAVRARTLAAAVGGVPGTRLRTVRAPLTVTGARSGAQRALSGRSGGRPTAVVCDDDIMAAGACKAVRGLGLTVPGDVSVTGFDDLGLASALDPELTTVRLPAEEFGEHGMAVLLALLSGERPVARTLPVSLVVRGSTGTAPV, translated from the coding sequence GTGACCAGCGGCGACGCGGACCCTGGCGACCGGGGGGAGACCGGCAGGGCGAGACCCACCAGCAAGGACGTGGCGCGGGCCGCTGGTGTGTCGCAGGCGGCCGTCTCCCTCGTACTCGGTGGCAAATGGCGCGGCCGGGTGGCGGAGCCCACCGCGGAGCGGGTCAGGGCCGCCGCCCGCGATCTCGCCTACCGACCCAATCTCGCGGCACGCAACCTCCGCCTCGGCAGGACCCGCACGGCCCTCCTCGTCGTCCCCGCGATCACCAACGAGTTCTACGCGGGTGTCTACACCGGCGCCGCCAGGCTCGCCGCCACCCGGGGCTTCGGCGTGGTCATCTATCCCTCACCCGACGGCATAGGCCCCGCACGTGACCCCTTCGACTCGGCGCGCGCGGCCCTCGACGGGGTGATCGCCTCCTCGATGACCGCGGACGCCCTCGGGGCCATCCACGGTGACGCGCTCCCCCTTGTCATGCTCGACAGTGATCCGGAGGACCGTCCCGACGCGGCCACGGTCAACCTCGACATCGCGGACGGCATGCGGCAGGTGACAGACCATCTGCTGGCCCTCGGTCACCGCGACTTCCTGCATCTCGCGGCGGACATCGACTCGTGGACCTTCGCCGTACGGGCCAGGACACTGGCCGCGGCCGTGGGCGGGGTGCCGGGAACCAGGCTGCGTACGGTGCGTGCTCCGTTGACGGTGACGGGGGCGAGGTCCGGCGCGCAGCGGGCACTCTCGGGGCGGTCGGGGGGCCGGCCGACGGCCGTCGTGTGCGACGACGACATCATGGCGGCGGGGGCCTGCAAGGCGGTGCGCGGCTTGGGGCTGACCGTTCCCGGGGACGTCTCGGTCACCGGCTTCGACGATCTGGGGCTCGCCTCGGCCCTCGATCCGGAACTCACCACCGTACGGCTGCCCGCCGAGGAGTTCGGTGAGCACGGTATGGCCGTCCTGCTGGCTCTGCTGAGCGGTGAACGGCCCGTCGCGCGGACGCTTCCCGTCAGCCTCGTCGTCCGCGGCTCGACCGGGACCGCTCCGGTCTGA
- a CDS encoding tRNA (adenine-N1)-methyltransferase — protein sequence MSEPTGAARRRGPFEVGDQVQLTDPKGRHYTFTLDAGKNFHTHKGSFPHDELIGAPEGSVVRTTGNVAYLALRPLLPDYVLSMPRGAAVVYPKDAGQILSFADIFPGARVVEAGVGSGSLSAFLLRAIGDQGMLHSYERRADFAEIAQGNVERYFGGPHPAWELTVGDLQDNLSDTEVDRVILDMLAPWECLEAVSKALVPGGILCAYVATTTQMARTVESIREIGGFNEPSAWETMVRNWHIEGLAVRPDHRMIGHTGFLLTARRLADGVEPPMRRRRPAKGSYGDDYTGPNADGGTPTAR from the coding sequence ATGTCCGAACCGACCGGTGCCGCCCGCCGACGCGGGCCCTTCGAAGTCGGGGACCAGGTCCAGCTCACCGACCCCAAGGGACGCCACTACACGTTCACGCTCGACGCCGGGAAGAATTTCCACACCCACAAGGGTTCCTTCCCGCACGACGAGCTGATCGGCGCTCCCGAGGGCAGTGTTGTCCGTACCACGGGGAACGTCGCCTATCTGGCGCTGCGCCCCCTGCTCCCCGACTACGTCCTTTCCATGCCCCGCGGCGCCGCCGTGGTCTACCCCAAGGACGCGGGGCAGATCCTGTCCTTCGCTGACATCTTCCCCGGCGCGCGCGTCGTCGAGGCGGGCGTCGGCTCCGGATCGCTCAGCGCCTTCCTGCTGCGCGCCATCGGCGACCAGGGCATGCTGCACAGCTACGAGCGCCGTGCCGACTTCGCCGAGATCGCCCAGGGCAACGTGGAGCGGTACTTCGGAGGCCCGCACCCCGCGTGGGAGCTGACCGTGGGCGACCTCCAGGACAACCTGAGCGACACCGAGGTCGACCGGGTCATCCTCGACATGCTCGCCCCCTGGGAGTGCCTGGAGGCCGTCTCCAAGGCGCTCGTCCCCGGCGGCATCCTCTGTGCCTACGTGGCCACCACCACCCAGATGGCGAGGACCGTCGAGTCCATCCGTGAGATCGGCGGCTTCAACGAGCCCTCGGCCTGGGAGACGATGGTGCGCAACTGGCACATCGAGGGCCTGGCTGTCCGCCCCGACCACCGGATGATCGGCCACACCGGCTTCCTCCTCACCGCGCGCCGCCTGGCCGACGGTGTCGAGCCGCCCATGCGCCGCCGCCGCCCCGCCAAGGGCTCCTACGGCGACGACTACACCGGCCCCAACGCGGACGGCGGCACCCCCACCGCCCGCTGA
- the dop gene encoding depupylase/deamidase Dop, producing the protein MTVRRVMGIETEYGISVPGHPNANAMLTSSQIVNAYAAAMHRARRARWDFEEENPLRDARGFDLAREAADSSQLTDEDIGLANVILTNGARLYVDHAHPEYSSPEITNPRDAVLWDKAGERIMAEAAERAAQLPGAQPIHLYKNNTDNKGASYGTHENYLMKRETPFSDIVRHLTPFFVSRQVVTGAGRVGIGQDGHEHGFQLSQRADYFEVEVGLETTLKRPIINTRDEPHSDAEKYRRLHVIIGDANLSEISTYLKLGTTSLVLAMIEDGFIAVDLAVDQPVRTLHQVSHDASLSHLVTLRSGRTLTAVQLQMEYFELARKYVEERYGSDADDQTRDILTRWEDVLNRLENDPMSLSGELDWVAKRELMEGYRRRDDLDWDAARLHLVDLQYADVRPDKGLYNRLASRGKMQRLLDESEVTRAVTAPPEDTRAYFRGRCLEQYADDVAAASWDSVIFDLPGHDSLQRVPTLEPLRGTRNHVKELLDRCRTAEELVRVLSGN; encoded by the coding sequence ATGACCGTACGGCGAGTAATGGGCATCGAGACGGAGTACGGCATCTCCGTCCCTGGCCACCCGAACGCCAATGCCATGCTCACCTCGTCCCAGATCGTCAACGCCTACGCCGCGGCGATGCACAGGGCGCGACGCGCCCGCTGGGACTTCGAGGAGGAGAACCCGTTGCGGGACGCACGGGGATTCGACCTCGCCAGGGAGGCAGCCGACTCCAGCCAGCTCACCGACGAGGACATCGGCCTCGCCAATGTCATCCTCACCAACGGCGCACGGCTGTACGTGGACCACGCGCACCCGGAGTACAGCTCCCCCGAGATCACCAACCCCAGGGACGCGGTCCTGTGGGACAAGGCCGGCGAGCGCATCATGGCGGAGGCGGCGGAGCGCGCCGCACAGCTGCCGGGCGCCCAGCCGATCCACCTGTACAAGAACAACACCGACAACAAGGGAGCCTCGTACGGCACGCACGAGAACTATCTGATGAAGCGGGAGACCCCGTTCTCCGACATCGTGCGCCACCTCACGCCGTTCTTCGTCTCCCGTCAGGTCGTCACAGGTGCCGGGCGGGTCGGCATAGGGCAGGACGGCCACGAGCACGGCTTCCAGCTCAGCCAGCGCGCCGACTACTTCGAGGTCGAGGTGGGCCTGGAGACCACACTCAAACGGCCCATCATCAACACCAGGGACGAGCCGCACTCCGACGCCGAGAAATACCGCAGGCTGCACGTCATCATCGGTGACGCGAACCTGTCCGAGATCTCGACCTATCTCAAGCTCGGCACCACCTCACTGGTCCTCGCCATGATCGAGGACGGCTTCATCGCGGTCGACCTCGCGGTCGACCAGCCGGTGCGCACCCTGCACCAGGTCTCGCACGACGCCTCCCTCAGCCACCTCGTCACGCTCCGCAGCGGGCGCACCCTCACCGCGGTGCAGCTCCAGATGGAGTACTTCGAACTCGCGAGGAAGTACGTCGAGGAACGGTACGGCTCGGACGCGGACGACCAGACCAGGGACATCCTCACGAGGTGGGAGGACGTCCTGAACCGGCTGGAGAACGACCCGATGAGCCTGTCGGGCGAGCTGGACTGGGTCGCCAAGCGGGAGCTGATGGAGGGGTACCGCCGCCGCGACGACCTGGACTGGGACGCGGCGCGGCTGCACCTGGTCGACCTCCAGTACGCGGACGTACGGCCCGACAAGGGGCTCTACAACCGGCTGGCGTCCCGCGGCAAGATGCAGCGGCTGCTGGACGAGAGCGAGGTCACCAGGGCCGTGACGGCGCCTCCTGAGGACACCAGGGCCTACTTCCGCGGGCGGTGTCTCGAACAGTACGCCGATGACGTCGCGGCGGCTTCGTGGGACTCGGTCATCTTCGATCTCCCGGGTCACGACTCGCTCCAGCGGGTTCCGACCCTGGAACCGCTGCGCGGTACACGTAATCACGTGAAAGAACTCCTCGACCGGTGCAGGACCGCGGAAGAACTCGTTCGCGTCCTGTCCGGCAACTGA
- a CDS encoding ferredoxin translates to MTVQQEAESATEGHDPLEVWIDQDLCTGDGICAQYAPEVFELDIDGLAYVKSDDDELLQSPGATTRVPLTLLSDVVDSAKECPGDCIHVRRVSDRVEVYGPEAE, encoded by the coding sequence ATGACCGTGCAGCAGGAGGCCGAGTCCGCCACCGAGGGCCATGATCCGCTGGAGGTCTGGATCGACCAGGACCTGTGTACCGGCGACGGGATCTGCGCGCAGTACGCGCCGGAGGTCTTCGAGCTGGACATCGACGGTCTGGCTTATGTGAAGAGCGATGACGACGAATTGCTCCAGTCGCCGGGGGCGACGACGAGGGTCCCGCTGACATTGCTCAGCGATGTGGTGGACTCCGCGAAGGAATGTCCGGGCGACTGCATTCATGTACGTCGCGTTTCGGACAGGGTCGAGGTGTACGGCCCCGAGGCCGAGTAA